The genomic segment ACAAAGTGAAGGGCATGAAACGTTCTCGAATCCCGGATCACGATTCCCGTTTTCCCCCGGCGGGTATTTTCAGGGACATTTTCGTGCCTGCTCCCTCGGTACTCTCGATGGTCAATTTTCCGTATTCGGGTCCATAGAGGAATGTCAGCCTCTGCTGAATATTGGCGAGGGCGATGCCGGATCCGCGATGAGCGGTGTCCGTGCCGTTCAAGATCATCTTCACTGTTTCCCCGGACATGCCGATACCGGTGTCTTCAACGGTGATACGCAGGTCATCGCCGTCCCTGTCCGTTGTTATGGAAACCGTCCCACCCCGGTCACGTCCTGACAGACCGTGTTTTATGGCGTTCTCAACGAGGGGCTGAAGGGTGAAGGGTGGGATGGACCAGGAACCGCTGTTGTGATGAAGAGAATAGATAACGGTGATCCGTTCCCCGAATCGGGCCTTTTCAATTGTCAGGTAGGATCGAACGTTCTCCAGTTCCTCTTCGAGGCTGACAAGACCTGTCTCGCTGCTTTTAAAGGTTCCTCGGAAAAAGTTTCCCAGGTGAATTATCAGATCACGCGCTTTCTCCATGTCGCTGCGGCACAGCGAACTGATGGTGTTCAGGGCGTTGAAGAGAAAATGCGGGTTGATCTGGGCCTGTAGCGCCTTTATTTCCGCCTTGGTCAGAACCTGCGCCTGTTTCTGGATCTCTTCAAGCTCGAGCTGGGTTGAAAAGAGGTGGGCCAGCCCGATTGCCAGTTCCCTGTCTACCCTGGTGATGCGGCTCCCCGGTTCCTTGTAGAGCGTCAGCGTCCCTGCCACAACATCCTTTTTACTGAGCGGAACAATGATTCCGCTGCAGGGATGGCGGTCCGGACCCGTTGGCCTGCCGTGCTTTTTTGCGCCGATCACCCGGTATGCACCGGTCTTGATAACTTCCGCCGTCGGCGGGCTGAGTTCACCGGTACCAGCGGGCTTGTGCTCACCGACCGTTCCCCGGAAGGCGAGCGTTCCGTGGCGGTCCGTGATCGCCACGCCGGCCACGTCGGCGATTCTGTGTATGATCTCGGCGGTCTCTTGTGCCGAACGCTCGTTCAGACCGGTTCTGAGGTGTCCCACTGTTTCGCGGGCGATCCGCAGGGCCTTCTGCGCCTGTTCCGCCCCGGCCTTTTCTTCTTCCCGGCGGATGATATTGATGACCTGAATGAAAATGGCCGTGCCCAACGCGTTCAGAAGCATCACGGGGAATGCGACGATCTGCACGACGGTCAGGGCATCCGTGAATGGTGTGCTCGTGCCGAGCACCAGCAGCATCTGAAGGGATTCACCGATGATCGCCACGGCACCGGCGAGTTTCCAGTCGATGGCACGGCCACGCCGGTAATGAAATATCAGACCGGCCCCGATCCCTTCGATAAGTGTGGCGAAACCGCAGCCGAAAGCGGTGAATCCACCCAGCAGTAACCGGTACCCTCCGGCGATCAGGCCGGCCCCCAGTCCTACGAAAGGACCTCCCAGGAGCCCCGCCGTTATGACCGCCATACCCCTGAAGTTAGCTATCGCTTCCATGACGTTTATTCCGGCGTTTGTCCCGATGACGCCAAAAACACCGAATATGAGGGTGATCAGGATCTTTTCATACGTATCGGCCCGCTTCTGTAGTATCTTCCTGAAGGCGCCGAGTTGCATCAACACAAAGCACGCCGTCACAATAAGACCGAAACGCTCAACAAGTGTGATGAACAGATCGAAGGCATTCACACCATCGACAGCCTTTCTTTTTCATGTTATTTCCGATGAAGAAGAACACCCCGATCAGGAAACCGATTCCCGTCAGAGATGTAATATCCGTTTCAGATGTTTCGCGTTGTTTCTGCTGACTTGGATTTCCGTGCCGTGGCTGTCTCCCATGGTCAGGAGATATTTGCCGTCAAACCAGGGGATCAGCCCCCTGACATGGTTAAGGTTGACAAGGCATCCCCGGTGGACCCGGAGAAAATGCTCATCCTTCAAACGATTCTCAAGCTCATTGAGTGTCATGCCGCAGGAATATGATTCTTCCCATGTGCAGACCCTTATCTTACTGTCGGTGGTGCTGCAGAAAAAGACATCCACCGGTGGCAGGAGCAGGATCTTCCCTTTGTCGGCAACAGGTATTCTTACCAGTTTTTTTGATTCAAGCGTACCTTCAACCCGTTCGATGATCTCCTTCAGATCGGACAGGTCCAGTTTCTTTACCCGTGCCTCTTTGAGGCGTTGAACAGTTTCCGTAAGCCTTTCACGGGAAAAGGGTTTGAGAAGATAATCAACGGCCCTGATGTCGAATGCCTGAATGGCGTATTCGTCGTAGGCAGTGGCGAACACGATCGCCGGCGGGTCGGGAAAGGTCAGGATTTCCCGTGCCACGTCAAAGCCGCTGACAACGGGCATGCGAATATCGAGAAAAACGACATCCGGTCTTGTTTTTTTCAACAATTCAAGCGCTTCCTTCCCGTTTTGCACGCAGGCGAGGATCTCGACATCGCCCATTTCCGAAAGAAGATGCAGCAACTCATCACGGGACGGGCGTTCATCGTCAGCGATAATGCAGCGTAGTATCATAATACCTATGGTTCCCGGGGGTTTGTGGTGGGGTATGTATCATGAAATGACCATTTCGTAAAGTATTGTTTTTCCTAGCTCATAGGGATCAAGATGACGGAAAGGAGCATGATTCGGCTTTTTTTGCACGGCATTTGAAACGGCTGTTTCCACCGTTCAATCCGAAAAATGTGCATTTCACAGCCTTTCCTTTATTGCTTTAACAAATCTCGATACATGTCACCCCGCAGGTATTTCCTCACTATGTTTTAACATTTTCAACGGATTGGA from the Deltaproteobacteria bacterium genome contains:
- a CDS encoding histidine kinase; this encodes MNAFDLFITLVERFGLIVTACFVLMQLGAFRKILQKRADTYEKILITLIFGVFGVIGTNAGINVMEAIANFRGMAVITAGLLGGPFVGLGAGLIAGGYRLLLGGFTAFGCGFATLIEGIGAGLIFHYRRGRAIDWKLAGAVAIIGESLQMLLVLGTSTPFTDALTVVQIVAFPVMLLNALGTAIFIQVINIIRREEEKAGAEQAQKALRIARETVGHLRTGLNERSAQETAEIIHRIADVAGVAITDRHGTLAFRGTVGEHKPAGTGELSPPTAEVIKTGAYRVIGAKKHGRPTGPDRHPCSGIIVPLSKKDVVAGTLTLYKEPGSRITRVDRELAIGLAHLFSTQLELEEIQKQAQVLTKAEIKALQAQINPHFLFNALNTISSLCRSDMEKARDLIIHLGNFFRGTFKSSETGLVSLEEELENVRSYLTIEKARFGERITVIYSLHHNSGSWSIPPFTLQPLVENAIKHGLSGRDRGGTVSITTDRDGDDLRITVEDTGIGMSGETVKMILNGTDTAHRGSGIALANIQQRLTFLYGPEYGKLTIESTEGAGTKMSLKIPAGGKRES
- a CDS encoding response regulator transcription factor — its product is MILRCIIADDERPSRDELLHLLSEMGDVEILACVQNGKEALELLKKTRPDVVFLDIRMPVVSGFDVAREILTFPDPPAIVFATAYDEYAIQAFDIRAVDYLLKPFSRERLTETVQRLKEARVKKLDLSDLKEIIERVEGTLESKKLVRIPVADKGKILLLPPVDVFFCSTTDSKIRVCTWEESYSCGMTLNELENRLKDEHFLRVHRGCLVNLNHVRGLIPWFDGKYLLTMGDSHGTEIQVSRNNAKHLKRILHL